A stretch of the Geovibrio thiophilus genome encodes the following:
- a CDS encoding DUF3450 domain-containing protein, with the protein MNKILVALCVMLAGSAYAAEADKILDLQKNIHDKKSGFYSENEKWQEEKINLEQQYIHLKRAVAEKEAYLKSLKSSAAELKTEADRSRSRIAEGQKLKTGLETALSYLLEKLGSEISSGDEAAVQERSERIESLVAFVAAPDVLPAEKVRRVMEAYKVEADMSRYAEIRSMSVTVNGEQLNGYVLRAGGLAGFFTTPDGTTAAFFNPSSKQFEKLDSKYSEEVIIAGELVNRKRMPALVTLPVGRIEVQ; encoded by the coding sequence ATGAACAAAATTCTTGTCGCATTGTGTGTGATGCTTGCCGGAAGCGCTTATGCTGCGGAAGCGGATAAGATTCTGGATTTGCAGAAGAATATCCATGACAAGAAAAGCGGCTTTTACTCGGAAAACGAGAAATGGCAGGAAGAAAAAATTAATCTGGAGCAGCAGTATATACATCTGAAAAGAGCCGTGGCGGAGAAGGAGGCTTATCTGAAAAGTCTCAAATCATCCGCTGCGGAGCTTAAAACCGAGGCGGACAGGAGCAGAAGCAGAATAGCCGAAGGGCAGAAGCTGAAAACAGGTCTGGAAACAGCCCTTTCATACCTGCTTGAAAAGCTCGGCTCCGAAATATCTTCCGGTGATGAGGCGGCGGTTCAGGAAAGGAGCGAACGCATAGAAAGCCTTGTCGCTTTTGTCGCCGCACCTGATGTTCTCCCCGCGGAGAAGGTGCGCAGGGTCATGGAGGCTTACAAGGTTGAGGCTGACATGTCAAGATACGCTGAAATACGCAGCATGAGCGTGACTGTAAACGGTGAGCAGCTTAACGGCTATGTGCTGAGGGCAGGAGGGCTCGCCGGCTTCTTCACCACGCCGGACGGAACCACTGCCGCATTCTTCAATCCGTCCTCAAAGCAGTTTGAAAAGCTAGATTCAAAGTATTCGGAAGAGGTTATCATAGCCGGTGAGCTGGTTAACAGAAAAAGGATGCCCGCTCTGGTGACTCTTCCCGTGGGGAGGATAGAAGTACAATGA